A window from Streptomyces sp. NBC_00299 encodes these proteins:
- a CDS encoding acyl-CoA carboxylase subunit epsilon: MSAVKVVRGKPSEEELAAVLAVLLSVGQQPDAPTGSDRAKSPLRQTRWSRGGRAYPAPAASWKFAS; the protein is encoded by the coding sequence ATGAGCGCAGTCAAAGTCGTACGCGGGAAGCCCAGTGAGGAGGAGTTGGCCGCGGTGCTGGCCGTGCTGCTCTCGGTCGGACAGCAACCCGACGCCCCGACCGGCTCCGACCGGGCGAAGTCGCCCCTGAGGCAGACGCGGTGGAGCCGGGGCGGTCGCGCCTACCCGGCCCCGGCGGCTTCCTGGAAGTTCGCCTCATGA
- a CDS encoding nuclear transport factor 2 family protein: MSSDITALVKKYIETWNILDADQRRAAIDALFTEDVEYVDNNVQIEGRAALDDYIAQTQKELAGAVFSLAGEVSSHHDLARFTWHVGPADGQPIAIGYDFAAVENGQVRRLYGFFS; the protein is encoded by the coding sequence GTGAGCAGTGACATCACCGCGCTGGTGAAGAAGTACATCGAGACGTGGAACATCCTGGACGCGGACCAGCGCCGCGCCGCGATCGACGCGTTGTTCACCGAGGACGTCGAGTACGTGGACAACAACGTGCAGATCGAGGGGCGCGCTGCTCTCGACGACTACATCGCGCAGACGCAGAAGGAGCTCGCCGGCGCGGTCTTCTCGCTCGCCGGCGAGGTGAGCAGCCACCACGACCTGGCGCGGTTCACCTGGCACGTCGGTCCGGCCGACGGCCAGCCGATCGCCATCGGCTACGACTTCGCCGCCGTGGAGAACGGGCAGGTGCGGCGCCTGTACGGGTTCTTCTCGTAA
- a CDS encoding cytochrome P450: MTSDQELPAVLGGFDLADQSRFAAGVPYELFARLRREAPVLFHPGGRTADGDGFWVLTRHADIVAAAASEDFSAQGGGDRVGGGSHLEDLPMGVHAGVLFAMMDNPRHELIRRLLRPAVTGEVAQGLAEPMRGIAAELLGATLDRGGRADFMKDLSELYALRAIALLLGAPRADWDRLTDWGRVNLGFVNRRTGTVDAGSTEVFHAMSAYFTELLDRKRQEPAEDLASVLARGAIAQEHGEPPLTTRERDANAVLLLITGFEQPRNTIASGVLALAQHPEQWQALRKDRSLLPQAIEEILRWAPPNPYNRRTATRDVELHGRLIRAGDKVTFWWPSANRDEEVFDNPETFDIGRTRNPHLSFGTGTHFCLGEQVARLEIGLFLEALLDRVAEVRLTGPVVYAPNNKHTVILDMPVELVPAVEAR; the protein is encoded by the coding sequence ATGACCAGCGACCAGGAACTCCCCGCCGTACTGGGCGGCTTCGACCTCGCGGACCAGTCACGGTTCGCCGCCGGCGTGCCGTACGAGCTCTTCGCACGGCTGCGCCGGGAAGCGCCGGTGCTCTTCCACCCGGGCGGGCGAACCGCGGACGGTGACGGATTCTGGGTGCTCACCCGGCACGCCGACATCGTGGCCGCCGCGGCCTCCGAGGACTTCTCCGCCCAAGGCGGCGGCGACCGGGTCGGGGGCGGCTCGCACCTGGAGGACCTGCCCATGGGCGTGCACGCCGGTGTGCTGTTCGCCATGATGGACAACCCCCGGCACGAGCTGATCCGGCGGCTGCTGCGGCCCGCCGTCACCGGCGAGGTCGCCCAAGGGCTGGCCGAACCGATGCGCGGGATCGCCGCAGAGCTGCTCGGCGCCACCCTCGACCGGGGCGGCCGGGCCGACTTCATGAAGGACCTCAGTGAGCTCTACGCCCTGCGTGCCATTGCCCTGCTGCTGGGCGCTCCCCGCGCGGACTGGGACCGGCTGACGGACTGGGGGCGCGTCAACCTCGGCTTCGTGAACCGGCGGACCGGCACGGTCGACGCCGGCTCCACCGAGGTCTTCCACGCCATGTCCGCGTACTTCACCGAGTTGCTGGACCGCAAGCGCCAGGAACCCGCAGAGGATCTCGCCTCGGTCCTCGCGCGCGGAGCCATCGCTCAGGAGCACGGCGAGCCGCCGCTCACCACACGGGAACGCGACGCCAACGCCGTACTCCTGCTGATCACCGGGTTCGAGCAGCCCCGCAACACCATCGCCAGCGGTGTCCTCGCCCTCGCCCAGCATCCCGAGCAGTGGCAGGCGCTGCGCAAGGACCGTTCCCTGCTCCCGCAGGCCATCGAGGAAATCCTGCGCTGGGCGCCCCCCAACCCCTACAACCGGCGCACCGCCACCCGTGACGTCGAACTCCACGGCCGGCTCATCAGGGCCGGGGACAAGGTCACCTTCTGGTGGCCGTCCGCCAACCGGGACGAGGAGGTCTTCGACAACCCCGAGACCTTCGACATCGGCCGGACCCGCAATCCCCACCTGTCCTTCGGAACGGGCACCCACTTCTGCCTGGGCGAGCAGGTGGCCCGCCTGGAGATCGGGCTCTTCCTGGAGGCCCTGCTGGACCGGGTGGCGGAAGTCCGGCTCACCGGGCCGGTCGTGTACGCCCCCAACAACAAGCACACCGTGATCCTCGACATGCCGGTCGAACTGGTCCCGGCAGTCGAGGCCCGCTGA
- a CDS encoding acetyl/propionyl/methylcrotonyl-CoA carboxylase subunit alpha, translated as MRKVLIANRGEIAVRVARACRDAGIASVAVYADPDRDALHVRAADEAFALGGDTPASSYLDIEKVLNAARESGADAIHPGYGFLSENAEFAQAVLDAGLIWIGPPPQAIRDLGDKVAARHIAQRAGAPLVAGTPDPVSGADEVVAFAEEHGLPIAIKAAFGGGGRGLKVARTLEEVPELYDSAVREAVAAFGRGECFVERYLDKPRHVETQCLADTHGNVVVVSTRDCSLQRRHQKLVEEAPAPFLSEAQIAQLYGASKAILREAGYVGAGTVEFLVGADGTISFLEVNTRLQVEHPVTEEVTGIDLVREMFRIADGEELGYDDPVIRGHSLEFRINGEDPGRGFLPAPGTVTTFAPPTGPGVRLDAGVESGSVIGPAWDSLLAKLIVTGATRQQALQRAARALAEFQVEGMATAIPFHRAVVKDPAFAPEVHGQEGPFTVHTRWIETEFVNEIKPFATPADAEADEEAGRETVVVEVGGKRLEVSLPSSLGMSLARTGLAAGAKPKRRAAKKSGPAASGDTLASPMQGTIVKVAVEEGQEVKEGDLIVVLEAMKMEQPLNAHKSGTIKDLSAVVGTSLTSGAAICEIKD; from the coding sequence GTGCGCAAGGTGCTCATCGCCAACCGTGGCGAAATCGCTGTCCGCGTGGCCCGGGCCTGCCGGGATGCCGGGATCGCGAGCGTGGCCGTATACGCGGATCCGGACCGCGACGCTCTGCATGTCCGCGCTGCGGATGAGGCGTTCGCCCTGGGCGGTGACACCCCGGCAAGCAGCTATCTGGACATCGAGAAAGTCCTCAACGCGGCACGCGAGTCCGGCGCGGACGCCATCCACCCGGGCTACGGTTTCCTGTCGGAGAACGCCGAGTTCGCCCAGGCCGTCCTGGACGCCGGCCTGATCTGGATCGGCCCGCCGCCGCAGGCCATCCGCGACCTCGGTGACAAGGTCGCCGCCCGGCACATCGCCCAGCGCGCCGGCGCCCCGCTCGTCGCGGGCACCCCCGACCCGGTCTCCGGCGCCGACGAGGTCGTCGCCTTCGCCGAGGAACACGGCCTGCCGATCGCGATCAAGGCCGCCTTCGGCGGCGGCGGACGCGGCCTGAAGGTCGCCCGCACGCTGGAGGAAGTGCCCGAGCTCTACGACTCCGCGGTCCGTGAGGCGGTGGCGGCGTTCGGGCGCGGGGAGTGCTTCGTGGAGCGGTACCTCGACAAGCCCCGGCACGTTGAGACCCAGTGCCTGGCCGACACTCACGGCAACGTCGTGGTCGTGTCCACGCGTGACTGCTCGCTGCAGCGCCGCCACCAAAAGCTGGTGGAGGAGGCTCCCGCCCCGTTCCTCTCCGAGGCGCAGATCGCCCAGTTGTACGGGGCGTCGAAGGCGATCCTTCGCGAGGCGGGGTATGTCGGTGCCGGCACCGTGGAGTTCCTGGTCGGGGCCGACGGCACGATTTCGTTCCTGGAGGTCAACACCCGCCTCCAGGTCGAGCACCCGGTCACCGAGGAGGTCACCGGCATCGACCTCGTGCGTGAGATGTTCCGCATCGCCGACGGCGAGGAACTCGGCTACGACGACCCCGTCATCCGTGGCCATTCGCTGGAGTTCCGCATCAACGGCGAGGATCCCGGCAGGGGCTTCCTCCCGGCGCCGGGCACGGTCACCACGTTCGCCCCGCCGACCGGCCCCGGCGTCCGCCTGGACGCCGGCGTCGAGTCGGGCAGCGTGATCGGCCCGGCGTGGGACTCCCTGCTCGCCAAGCTGATCGTCACGGGCGCCACCCGTCAGCAGGCGCTCCAGCGCGCCGCCCGCGCCCTCGCCGAGTTCCAGGTCGAGGGCATGGCCACCGCGATCCCGTTCCACCGCGCGGTCGTCAAGGACCCGGCCTTCGCGCCCGAAGTCCATGGTCAGGAGGGCCCGTTCACGGTCCACACCCGCTGGATCGAGACCGAGTTCGTCAACGAGATCAAGCCCTTCGCCACCCCCGCCGACGCGGAGGCGGACGAGGAAGCCGGCCGCGAGACGGTCGTGGTGGAGGTCGGCGGCAAGCGCCTGGAGGTCTCCCTCCCGTCCTCGCTCGGCATGAGCCTGGCCCGCACCGGCCTGGCCGCCGGCGCCAAGCCCAAGCGCCGCGCGGCCAAGAAGTCCGGCCCCGCCGCCTCCGGCGACACCCTCGCCTCCCCGATGCAGGGCACCATCGTCAAGGTCGCCGTCGAGGAAGGCCAGGAGGTCAAGGAAGGCGACCTCATCGTCGTACTCGAAGCGATGAAGATGGAACAACCGCTCAACGCCCACAAGTCCGGCACCATCAAGGACCTGTCCGCCGTCGTCGGCACCTCCCTCACCTCCGGCGCAGCCATCTGCGAGATCAAGGACTGA
- a CDS encoding cytochrome P450, which produces MTETVQPVPTDDLPEVLPYDPFDADFHSDPYPTYEKLRAESGSVIRTAAGVAVLGYHDVQQVLRNPKLGRGEGAGYQDTLIPTPAGLQPAVMFMDPPDHTRIRALVTKAFTPRAIERLRRPAEELAAKLVAEAAQDTAAHGTVDLTAKLFRPLGAGVLNILVGVPEKYLAQCIEYANDAGRGLDPAYTLSPDALQNRLKARDGYVAIAQELIAERRARPVDDLMSELVLVEQDGERLNEIELLTTVANIFLAGFSAPQAAMGLAALSLLNHPDQWEWYREHPEEAAGSVEELMRFDTSVQLINRTALQDTEVGGVPVKADQEVFMLLGAANRDPGVYEDPARLDLTRRGARQVGFGHGIHFCVAAPIAKLITEVALNALVAYDVELRNPTPPTNGALAIRSLAELPVAVRPRH; this is translated from the coding sequence ATGACCGAGACCGTGCAGCCCGTGCCCACCGACGACCTCCCCGAGGTCCTGCCGTACGACCCGTTCGACGCCGACTTCCACTCCGACCCGTACCCCACCTACGAGAAACTGCGGGCGGAAAGCGGCTCCGTGATCCGCACCGCCGCCGGCGTCGCCGTACTCGGCTACCACGACGTCCAGCAAGTGCTGCGCAATCCCAAGCTGGGCCGGGGCGAGGGCGCCGGCTACCAGGACACGCTGATACCCACCCCGGCGGGGCTACAGCCCGCCGTGATGTTCATGGACCCGCCGGACCACACCCGGATACGGGCCCTGGTCACCAAGGCCTTCACCCCGCGCGCCATCGAGCGGTTGCGGCGTCCCGCCGAGGAACTCGCGGCCAAGCTGGTGGCCGAGGCGGCACAGGACACCGCCGCCCACGGCACGGTGGACCTCACCGCCAAGCTGTTCCGGCCGCTCGGCGCCGGCGTCCTGAACATCCTGGTCGGCGTGCCGGAGAAGTACCTCGCCCAGTGCATCGAGTACGCCAACGACGCCGGCCGCGGCCTTGACCCCGCCTACACGCTCAGCCCCGACGCACTCCAGAACCGGCTCAAGGCGCGCGACGGTTACGTCGCCATCGCCCAGGAACTGATCGCCGAACGCCGGGCACGGCCGGTGGACGATCTGATGAGCGAGCTGGTCCTCGTCGAACAGGACGGTGAGCGGCTCAACGAGATCGAACTGCTCACCACCGTCGCGAACATCTTCCTCGCCGGCTTCAGCGCGCCCCAGGCCGCGATGGGCCTCGCCGCGCTGTCCCTGCTCAACCACCCCGACCAGTGGGAGTGGTACCGGGAGCACCCCGAGGAGGCCGCCGGATCCGTCGAGGAGCTGATGCGGTTCGACACCTCCGTCCAGCTGATCAACCGGACCGCCTTGCAGGACACCGAGGTCGGCGGCGTGCCGGTCAAGGCCGATCAGGAGGTCTTCATGCTGCTGGGCGCCGCCAACCGCGACCCCGGCGTGTACGAGGACCCCGCCCGCCTCGACCTGACCCGCCGCGGCGCCCGGCAGGTCGGGTTCGGGCACGGCATCCACTTCTGCGTGGCCGCGCCCATCGCCAAGCTGATCACCGAGGTCGCCCTCAACGCCCTGGTCGCCTACGACGTCGAGCTGCGGAACCCGACACCGCCGACCAACGGAGCCCTGGCCATCCGCAGCCTGGCCGAGCTTCCGGTGGCCGTCAGGCCGCGCCACTAG
- a CDS encoding acyl-CoA carboxylase subunit beta: MTRPTTPVPGTAHQAQKEDGVTSQERLDELHVLKQAARQGPDARATERQHARGKLTAHERVELLLDKGSFQEIEALRRHRATGFGLENKRYPSDGVITGWGTVHGRTVFVYAHDFRVFGGALGEAHAAKIHKLMDLAEAAGAPLISLNDGAGARIQEGVTALAGYGGIFQRNTRNSGVIPQISVMLGPCAGGAAYSPALTDFVFMVRDTAQMFITGPDVVQTVTGESVTMDGLGGADVHASVSGVAQFAYDDEESCLEEVRYLLSLLPANNRELAPVVPSGDPSDRSNDALLDLVPADPNQAYDMRAVIEEIVDDGEYFEVHAAWATNIICALARLDGHVVGIVANQPASLAGVLDIHASEKAARFVSTCDSFNIPLVTLVDVPGFLPGVDQEHGGIIRHGAKLLYAYCNATVPRVSLVVRKAYGGAYIVMDSRSIGTDVALAWPSNEIAVMGAEGAANVIFRREINAAEDPDTVRRRKIDEYRTELMHPYYAAERGLVDDVIDPRDTRLVLIRSLAMLRSKHADLPSRKHGNLPT; encoded by the coding sequence ATGACCCGTCCGACCACCCCGGTGCCGGGCACGGCACACCAGGCCCAGAAGGAGGATGGCGTGACGTCCCAGGAACGTCTCGACGAACTGCACGTGCTCAAACAGGCGGCGCGGCAGGGCCCCGACGCGCGCGCCACCGAGCGGCAGCACGCCCGGGGCAAGCTGACCGCGCACGAGCGCGTCGAACTGCTCCTGGACAAGGGCTCGTTCCAGGAGATCGAGGCACTGCGCCGGCACCGGGCCACCGGCTTCGGGCTGGAGAACAAGCGCTACCCGTCCGACGGTGTGATCACGGGATGGGGCACCGTGCACGGCCGGACGGTCTTCGTCTACGCCCATGACTTCCGCGTCTTCGGCGGAGCGCTCGGCGAGGCGCACGCCGCCAAGATCCACAAGTTGATGGACCTCGCCGAGGCGGCGGGAGCTCCCCTGATCAGCCTCAACGACGGGGCCGGCGCTCGCATCCAGGAAGGCGTCACCGCCCTGGCCGGCTACGGCGGCATCTTCCAGCGCAACACCCGCAACTCCGGTGTCATCCCGCAGATCAGCGTGATGCTGGGGCCCTGTGCGGGAGGCGCCGCCTACTCGCCCGCCCTCACCGACTTCGTCTTCATGGTCCGGGACACGGCACAGATGTTCATCACCGGCCCCGACGTGGTCCAGACGGTGACCGGCGAGTCGGTCACCATGGACGGCCTCGGCGGCGCGGACGTGCACGCCTCCGTCTCGGGTGTGGCGCAGTTCGCCTACGACGACGAGGAGAGCTGCCTGGAGGAGGTCCGCTACCTGCTGTCCCTGCTGCCCGCGAACAACCGCGAGCTGGCCCCGGTGGTCCCGTCGGGGGATCCGTCGGACCGGAGCAACGACGCGCTCCTGGACCTGGTCCCGGCCGACCCCAACCAGGCCTACGACATGCGGGCCGTGATCGAGGAGATCGTCGACGACGGCGAGTACTTCGAGGTCCACGCCGCCTGGGCGACCAACATCATCTGTGCGCTGGCGCGGCTGGACGGACACGTCGTCGGCATCGTGGCCAACCAGCCGGCCTCGCTGGCCGGAGTGCTCGACATCCACGCCAGCGAGAAGGCCGCCCGGTTCGTCTCCACCTGCGACTCGTTCAACATCCCTCTCGTGACACTCGTGGATGTGCCGGGCTTCCTGCCCGGAGTGGACCAGGAGCACGGTGGGATCATCCGGCACGGCGCGAAACTGCTGTACGCGTACTGCAACGCCACGGTCCCCCGCGTCTCCCTGGTGGTACGCAAGGCCTACGGCGGTGCATACATCGTCATGGACTCACGCTCCATCGGCACCGACGTCGCCCTGGCCTGGCCGTCCAACGAGATCGCCGTCATGGGCGCCGAGGGTGCCGCCAACGTGATCTTCCGCCGCGAAATCAACGCGGCCGAGGACCCCGACACGGTGCGTCGCCGGAAGATCGACGAGTACAGGACTGAGCTTATGCACCCTTACTACGCGGCGGAGCGCGGCCTCGTCGACGACGTGATCGACCCCCGGGACACCCGGCTCGTGTTGATCCGGTCCCTGGCCATGCTGCGCAGCAAGCACGCCGACCTGCCGTCGCGCAAGCACGGCAATCTTCCGACGTGA
- a CDS encoding FAD-dependent oxidoreductase, whose translation MTGRTTVVIVGAGPVGLAAACALWQRGVPARVLEAQHTPHQGSRAVQLHAPTLRVFGELGILEEAERRGLRIRANEYHLANGRTLRIELGASNEPLMLPQEITCELLERRLRELGGRVERGFEVAKTLAYDDTVTVEANGPDGPVRIETDWLIAADGVRSQIREQLGIDFPGSPVPINFLLAEGTIEGRPADDAVHYFLGLSGSVVFASMPGGRVRVSAAVPAGHPLTEEGVQQILDERGPGGLRVGSLDMVNNFSSQERIATRLREGRVFLVGDAAHTHSPLGGQGLNLGFQDVHNLVWKLAGVIEGRFAPAVLDSYGTERRYAAEQIVRNTHQFLRVFTLGPAAARMRNTAWGTLESLGVLRRWFAPLLAGWRVHYDAAQVPGGRGLPRPGTRSPHWSGSARTADRYRLVTRGSREARLRGLDLAEQRPGLVSHGHVERGRPGFVLLRPDGYVAASGTTPADWAGVERLLAESAA comes from the coding sequence ATGACAGGCCGGACGACCGTGGTGATCGTGGGGGCCGGGCCCGTGGGCCTGGCCGCGGCCTGCGCCCTGTGGCAGCGGGGCGTACCCGCCCGGGTCCTGGAGGCTCAGCACACCCCGCACCAGGGGTCACGCGCCGTACAACTGCACGCGCCCACCCTGCGTGTCTTCGGAGAACTGGGGATCCTGGAGGAGGCCGAGCGGCGGGGCCTGCGGATCCGCGCCAACGAGTACCACCTGGCGAACGGCCGCACGCTGCGCATCGAACTCGGCGCGTCGAACGAACCGTTGATGCTCCCGCAGGAGATCACCTGTGAGCTGCTGGAGCGTCGTCTGCGGGAGCTCGGCGGCCGGGTGGAACGCGGATTCGAGGTCGCCAAGACGCTCGCGTACGACGACACGGTCACCGTCGAGGCGAACGGCCCGGACGGCCCGGTACGCATCGAGACCGACTGGCTGATCGCGGCCGACGGGGTGCGCAGCCAGATCCGCGAGCAGCTCGGCATCGACTTCCCCGGCAGCCCGGTCCCGATCAACTTCCTCCTGGCCGAGGGCACGATCGAGGGGCGGCCCGCGGACGACGCGGTGCACTACTTCCTCGGCCTGTCCGGTTCGGTCGTCTTCGCGTCGATGCCGGGTGGCCGCGTCCGCGTCTCCGCGGCGGTTCCCGCCGGTCACCCGCTGACCGAGGAGGGGGTGCAGCAGATCCTGGACGAGCGGGGCCCGGGCGGGCTGCGGGTCGGCTCCCTCGACATGGTGAACAACTTCAGCAGCCAGGAGCGGATCGCCACCAGGCTGCGCGAGGGCCGGGTCTTCCTGGTGGGCGACGCCGCCCACACGCACTCCCCGCTCGGCGGCCAGGGTCTCAACCTCGGGTTCCAGGACGTGCACAACCTGGTCTGGAAGCTGGCCGGTGTGATCGAGGGCAGGTTCGCCCCCGCCGTGCTGGACAGCTACGGCACCGAACGGCGGTACGCCGCCGAGCAGATCGTCCGCAACACCCACCAGTTCCTGCGGGTGTTCACGCTGGGCCCCGCCGCCGCACGGATGCGCAACACGGCCTGGGGCACGCTGGAGTCCCTGGGCGTGCTGCGCCGTTGGTTCGCCCCGCTGCTCGCGGGCTGGCGCGTCCACTACGACGCCGCCCAGGTGCCCGGCGGGCGTGGACTGCCCCGGCCCGGCACCCGCTCGCCCCACTGGTCCGGCTCGGCCCGCACGGCCGACCGGTACCGGCTGGTGACGCGCGGCAGCCGCGAGGCACGGCTGCGCGGCCTGGACCTCGCCGAACAGAGGCCCGGCCTGGTCAGTCACGGGCATGTCGAACGCGGCCGCCCCGGGTTCGTGCTGCTGCGGCCCGACGGATACGTGGCCGCGAGCGGTACGACGCCGGCGGACTGGGCGGGCGTCGAGCGCCTGCTCGCCGAGAGCGCGGCATGA